The Benincasa hispida cultivar B227 chromosome 11, ASM972705v1, whole genome shotgun sequence genome has a segment encoding these proteins:
- the LOC120090554 gene encoding calphotin-like, with protein sequence MDKFALFTVLILFSPFTGVVFGYDSPAAAPKPTKTAHSPSPAHSPVVSPPSPSASPLKPPIASPPAITPAISPAFATPPSVAPPKAPASAPVSSPAVSPVVSEISPVSSPPSPPPSDASPVATPVGTPVEPEIPANPISGGTPVGTPSIFPSSSSPPMSTPASLAPETAERPGNDASASGKCKIGVEVILSGLSIWAAWAF encoded by the coding sequence ATGGATAAATTTGCTCTGTTTACTGTTCTGATTTTGTTTTCGCCATTTACCGGCGTCGTTTTCGGTTATGATTCGCCGGCCGCCGCCCCAAAACCCACTAAAACGGCTCATTCTCCGTCTCCGGCGCATTCTCCGGTTGTTTCGCCGCCGAGTCCCTCGGCATCTCCGTTGAAACCTCCGATTGCTTCTCCACCGGCGATAACTCCGGCAATTTCTCCGGCATTTGCTACCCCACCATCTGTAGCTCCCCCGAAGGCTCCGGCTTCGGCGCCTGTTTCTTCGCCGGCAGTAAGTCCGGTAGTGAGTGAAATTTCTCCGGTTTCGTCGCCGCCGTCTCCTCCGCCTTCCGATGCTTCTCCGGTGGCCACTCCGGTTGGCACTCCAGTGGAACCAGAAATTCCGGCAAATCCGATCTCGGGAGGAACTCCGGTGGGGACACCGTCGATATTCCCGTCGAGCAGCAGCCCGCCAATGTCGACTCCGGCTAGCCTAGCACCGGAAACGGCGGAGCGGCCTGGAAACGACGCGTCGGCGTCAGGGAAGTGCAAGATTGGGGTGGAGGTTATTTTGAGTGGGCTTTCTATTTGGGCCGCTTGGGCCTTTTGA